The Sulfurimonas aquatica genomic sequence TTATCCTTGCTAACTCTTGTCCCATATTTTTTCGCGTTTGATAAACTGACTGACCAAATACGAATGAATCTGGACGTGCAAAGTATACATACTCAAATATACAGTGTTTTGGAGTAGCTTCAAAAACTTTAATACTTTTAGGTTTTTTTCCATCTTCAAAAATAAGAAGTTCTCCAGGCTCAACATCACGAATAAATGTAGCACTTACTAAATCAAATGCACAAGTCTCTGATGCAACAATATATCCACCATTTGGAAGACGACCTAAACTAAGTGGACGAAATCCAAAACGGTCTCTCATTGCAAACATTTTCTTTCTGCTTAAAAATACAAGTGAAAACGCGCCCTCTATTTTTTTTACGGCATCTATAATTCTATCTGTAAGTTTATCTTTTGCACTTTTTGCGATTAGGTGAATAAGGTTTTCAGTATCCATAAAGGTCTGGAAGATTGCACCTTTTTTTATAAGTCCATTACGAACTTCTTCTGCATTTGTAAGGTTACCATTATGAACTATTGCCATCTCACCAAGATCATATCTTGCAAAAACTGGCTGTGCATCTAATATAGAATCGTCTCCTGCCGTTGAGTAACGTGTATGGCCAATAGCACTTGAACCACTAAGAGTTGCAAGTTTTTCTTCATTAAAAACTCTCATCACAAGACCACGGTCTTTTATAG encodes the following:
- the purF gene encoding amidophosphoribosyltransferase; protein product: MLENMNEKCAVVGIFGHEEASKLAYFSLHSLQHRGQEAAGISSSDGKKLHTIKDRGLVMRVFNEEKLATLSGSSAIGHTRYSTAGDDSILDAQPVFARYDLGEMAIVHNGNLTNAEEVRNGLIKKGAIFQTFMDTENLIHLIAKSAKDKLTDRIIDAVKKIEGAFSLVFLSRKKMFAMRDRFGFRPLSLGRLPNGGYIVASETCAFDLVSATFIRDVEPGELLIFEDGKKPKSIKVFEATPKHCIFEYVYFARPDSFVFGQSVYQTRKNMGQELARIKPVEADLIIPVPDGGVPAAIGYSQESGIAYEMGIMRNHYIGRTFIEPTQEMRDLKVKMKLSPMTDIIKGKRVIVVDDSIVRGTTSRRIIRMLKEAGASEVHMRVSSPPTTDPCFYGVDTPSKDKLIAANMTTQEICDYIEADSLAYLDEVSLLRSVDSDLDEDKYCTACFTGKYII